One region of Bdellovibrionales bacterium genomic DNA includes:
- a CDS encoding glycosyltransferase family 2 protein, whose product MKKFELVIPAYNEEKNIPELIERVVTAAAKFNMTGQDFTLLLVENGSKDNSYKVMRDTVEYLRLHDMVKIVQVKVNQGYGFGIMSGLRESSAPVVGWTHADLQCDPANAFVAYKLYEVQTSKNILVKGVRLKRSAKDRFVSRVFETFARIILGLKVYELNAQPKVFPSTLLENMKQPPHTFALDLYLLYSAQKAGLEVLTFNVFFRQEFMAFPIGRQISLVAIKRFWE is encoded by the coding sequence ATGAAAAAGTTTGAGCTAGTTATTCCCGCCTATAATGAAGAAAAAAATATCCCTGAGTTAATAGAACGAGTGGTTACAGCTGCGGCCAAGTTTAATATGACAGGTCAGGATTTCACGCTTCTCCTGGTAGAGAACGGCAGTAAGGACAACTCCTATAAAGTCATGCGAGACACGGTCGAATATTTAAGACTGCACGACATGGTCAAAATTGTGCAGGTGAAGGTCAATCAAGGCTATGGTTTTGGAATTATGAGTGGTCTTCGAGAGTCCAGCGCGCCGGTGGTGGGGTGGACTCATGCGGATCTTCAATGTGATCCTGCTAATGCGTTCGTGGCCTATAAACTCTACGAAGTTCAGACCTCTAAAAATATTCTCGTTAAGGGTGTGCGACTTAAACGTTCGGCGAAAGATAGATTCGTCAGTCGTGTGTTTGAAACGTTCGCTCGGATTATCCTTGGCTTAAAGGTTTACGAACTCAATGCCCAGCCTAAAGTTTTCCCTTCGACTCTACTGGAGAATATGAAGCAGCCCCCTCATACTTTCGCTCTCGATCTCTACCTGCTCTATTCCGCTCAGAAGGCAGGATTAGAAGTGTTAACTTTCAATGTTTTTTTCCGCCAAGAATTCATGGCGTTTCCAATTGGGCGGCAAATTTCTTTGGTCGCTATAAAACGATTTTGGGAATGA